In one window of Fibrobacter sp. DNA:
- a CDS encoding ABC transporter substrate-binding protein: protein MFKKIMIAIACVSLMAFAAEDPVAAIKKKDVELQALLKKSSRSAKETERVKVLLNESFDFELLAKKSLSKGDWEKQDAASQEKFVAEFQRMVRNSSAKRLELYRADSTIYEPAKMKKGGEEASVVAHLWNKGKESVLEYKMSQVNGNWKAWDLVIDDLSTARNYKEQFGQILKTKSFAELIDVISKKADEAEK, encoded by the coding sequence ATGTTCAAGAAAATCATGATTGCAATCGCTTGCGTTTCCCTGATGGCATTTGCCGCAGAAGATCCTGTTGCCGCCATCAAGAAGAAGGACGTGGAACTCCAGGCTTTGCTGAAGAAGTCCAGCCGCAGTGCCAAGGAAACCGAACGCGTGAAGGTTCTGCTCAACGAATCCTTCGACTTTGAACTTTTGGCAAAGAAGTCCCTTTCCAAGGGCGACTGGGAAAAGCAGGACGCAGCCTCCCAGGAAAAGTTTGTGGCTGAATTCCAGCGCATGGTCCGTAACTCCAGCGCAAAGCGTTTGGAACTTTACCGCGCCGATTCCACCATCTACGAACCGGCAAAGATGAAGAAGGGCGGCGAAGAAGCTTCCGTTGTGGCTCACCTCTGGAACAAGGGCAAGGAATCTGTTCTTGAATACAAGATGAGCCAGGTGAACGGTAACTGGAAGGCTTGGGACTTGGTCATTGATGACTTGTCCACTGCACGTAACTACAAGGAACAGTTCGGCCAGATCTTGAAGACCAAGAGCTTTGCAGAACTGATCGACGTTATCAGCAAGAAGGCTGACGAAGCGGAGAAGTAA
- a CDS encoding TolC family protein, producing the protein MSSVVMAGEVRYDLDRFVEEGIATDPQVAEMRLGTESKKNKISALKAEAILPTFNIAMMVGPAPGLKDDITGDELHGFDTTKVYDFKKMGPFWGIQGKFVQPLNLGQYKAGKKALEADLEQKTYEIEHQVHKKDVELQTYYYNYLLAKEMQKIAKQAQSMVDKAYDQLEEALDDDDPNVSQMDLLNLKAKMHTVKEGVIEADLGMKRVMLAIRFSLNMRDEDTFAAEDSALVPRTEPIPTLDEVIRLTEIYHPELKQLSAGLRARRIQVDLAEAKLAPEFFVMGEFEYVKSWAGNRNVMQKSAFAEDAVNKLEGAIGVGVRYHLNFWKNWEKYRAAKTDYRGLQAKENYAANGLKAKAEEQYYQLMAAKDKMDALKESLRASEAILKGAAMQYDLDKSKTGDLVSAYTQNVMMQKDYYFAVCKYNVEYAQLISAMGMSLKDFHTDYMNK; encoded by the coding sequence TTGTCAAGCGTAGTTATGGCGGGTGAAGTCCGCTATGACCTGGATCGCTTTGTGGAAGAAGGTATTGCTACGGACCCACAGGTTGCTGAAATGCGCTTGGGCACCGAATCCAAGAAAAACAAGATTAGCGCCTTGAAGGCCGAGGCTATTTTGCCAACCTTCAATATTGCCATGATGGTGGGCCCGGCTCCCGGTTTGAAGGATGATATTACCGGTGACGAACTCCACGGTTTTGACACCACCAAGGTTTATGACTTTAAGAAAATGGGCCCTTTCTGGGGAATCCAGGGTAAGTTTGTTCAGCCATTGAACTTGGGTCAGTACAAGGCCGGTAAAAAGGCTTTGGAAGCGGACCTGGAACAGAAAACCTACGAGATTGAACATCAGGTCCACAAGAAGGATGTGGAACTGCAGACCTACTACTACAACTACCTGCTGGCAAAGGAAATGCAGAAAATTGCAAAGCAGGCCCAGTCCATGGTGGACAAGGCTTACGACCAGTTGGAAGAAGCTTTGGATGACGACGATCCCAACGTCTCCCAGATGGACTTGCTGAATTTGAAGGCCAAGATGCACACTGTGAAGGAAGGTGTTATCGAGGCGGATTTGGGAATGAAGCGCGTGATGCTTGCCATCCGATTCTCCCTGAACATGCGCGACGAGGATACCTTTGCTGCAGAGGATTCTGCGCTGGTGCCCCGCACGGAACCGATTCCCACATTGGATGAAGTGATTCGCCTGACTGAAATTTACCATCCCGAACTGAAGCAACTTTCTGCCGGTCTTCGTGCCCGCCGTATCCAGGTGGACCTGGCCGAAGCAAAGCTTGCTCCGGAATTCTTTGTGATGGGTGAGTTCGAATACGTAAAGAGCTGGGCTGGCAACCGTAACGTGATGCAGAAGAGTGCATTCGCAGAAGATGCCGTGAACAAGCTGGAAGGTGCCATTGGTGTTGGCGTCCGCTACCATTTGAACTTCTGGAAGAACTGGGAAAAGTACCGCGCCGCAAAAACGGATTACCGTGGTTTGCAGGCCAAGGAAAACTATGCCGCCAATGGTTTGAAAGCCAAAGCCGAGGAACAGTATTACCAGTTGATGGCCGCCAAGGATAAGATGGATGCCCTGAAGGAAAGTCTCCGTGCATCCGAGGCAATCCTGAAGGGTGCCGCCATGCAGTACGATTTGGACAAGTCCAAGACGGGAGACCTGGTCTCCGCCTATACGCAGAACGTGATGATGCAGAAGGACTACTACTTCGCCGTGTGCAAGTACAATGTGGAGTATGCTCAGCTGATTTCCGCCATGGGTATGTCTTTGAAGGACTTCCATACAGACTATATGAATAAGTGA
- a CDS encoding pseudouridine synthase: protein MPALTLERLVASIGFGSRKEARALIRAGMVEMDGEVVDDPFVEFKTRPEVITVNGEEVPTVEKLYIMMDKPLDVECSHNARDHQSIYSILPDRFTAMGLQTVGRLDADSSGLILLSNQGDFIHKVESPKKGYLKKYRVTLAREFTAEQKAELLKGVMLKDERRPVLARELSEELVTVADGTVQNTVVISIGEGLYHQVRRMFAAVGNHVMTLSRESIGPVTMDTTLGTGGWRFMTEEEVASLTK, encoded by the coding sequence ATGCCTGCTTTGACTTTGGAACGTTTGGTAGCTTCGATTGGCTTTGGCTCCCGTAAGGAAGCCCGCGCTCTCATCCGCGCCGGCATGGTGGAAATGGATGGCGAGGTGGTGGACGATCCCTTCGTGGAATTCAAAACGCGCCCCGAGGTCATTACCGTCAATGGCGAGGAAGTTCCCACGGTGGAAAAACTGTACATCATGATGGACAAACCTCTTGATGTGGAATGCAGCCATAATGCCCGCGACCATCAGTCTATCTACAGCATTCTTCCGGACCGTTTTACCGCCATGGGCCTGCAGACTGTTGGCCGCCTGGATGCGGATTCCTCCGGACTTATTCTGCTTTCCAACCAGGGCGATTTCATCCATAAGGTGGAAAGCCCCAAGAAAGGCTACCTCAAGAAGTACCGCGTCACCCTGGCCCGCGAATTTACCGCGGAACAGAAGGCTGAACTCCTGAAGGGCGTGATGCTGAAGGACGAACGCCGTCCGGTACTTGCCCGCGAACTTTCCGAGGAACTGGTGACTGTCGCGGACGGCACTGTGCAAAATACCGTGGTCATTTCCATCGGTGAAGGTTTGTACCATCAGGTGCGCCGCATGTTCGCCGCTGTCGGGAACCACGTGATGACCCTTTCCCGCGAATCCATCGGCCCTGTTACCATGGACACTACCCTGGGTACAGGCGGCTGGCGCTTTATGACTGAAGAAGAAGTCGCGAGTTTGACGAAGTAA
- a CDS encoding transglycosylase SLT domain-containing protein — translation MTLCIGVMLWLGCLGLFASYWFTRQMEQTSLAKEETVLRGELEQLSTWGKWTVDYVKIDKALAYLSKNRLTQEQRTMLTEQIWQISRSYAMDPLLILAVVAQESRGNPNARGRMQSGKFSGALGLMQIKLETAKMMGSHFGLKIEKEEDLLKPEINVTVGSAYLIRLIAKYGSWKEALIAYNLGHSAVDRLLEKGEPLPTRYYDHVISKYKDLTQISFL, via the coding sequence GTGACACTGTGTATCGGCGTGATGCTTTGGCTTGGTTGCCTTGGCCTTTTTGCGTCGTACTGGTTTACCCGTCAGATGGAGCAGACTTCATTGGCGAAGGAAGAAACTGTGCTTCGCGGGGAGTTGGAACAGCTTTCCACTTGGGGCAAGTGGACTGTGGATTATGTGAAAATCGACAAGGCGTTGGCTTACCTTTCCAAGAACCGTTTGACTCAAGAACAGCGCACCATGCTTACGGAACAGATTTGGCAAATTTCCAGATCCTATGCCATGGACCCGCTTTTGATTTTGGCGGTGGTTGCCCAGGAAAGCCGAGGCAATCCTAACGCCCGTGGCCGCATGCAGTCCGGTAAATTTTCCGGTGCCTTGGGCCTCATGCAGATCAAGCTTGAAACCGCCAAGATGATGGGCTCCCATTTCGGATTGAAAATCGAAAAGGAAGAGGACTTGCTGAAGCCGGAAATCAACGTGACGGTGGGCTCCGCTTACCTGATCCGCCTCATTGCAAAATATGGCAGTTGGAAGGAGGCCTTGATCGCCTACAACCTGGGCCATTCCGCTGTGGATCGCCTGCTTGAAAAGGGTGAACCCCTGCCTACGCGCTACTACGACCACGTGATTTCCAAATACAAGGACTTGACCCAGATTTCCTTCTTGTAG